The genomic interval TAGGCACCCCTCCTGCCACTTACTGCATGAGCTAAAAGCTGCCTGATCAGGCTGCATTTGAGTGGGAAGAACAGTTCCTAATTCAGCTCTCTGTTTTTTCCACTGCAGCCTAGAAACCATAGAACTCTGAATCaggtggaaggaagggaagatgggAAAAGTGCTGGAAAGCAGAATCCCATAGGGGCCCAAATGGTCCCTGAGAGAATAATCTTATCCCGAAGCAAGGGCCAAGTAGCACATAAGTGAGCCccaggactggccagccagaTGAAAAATAGGCTGATGAAACCTACATGATAACTTTCTACATTTGGTGCTGTGACCCAACTCATCTCCCCATCCCTGCAGAGAAACCTGGGACCATGAGGAGCAGCCTGACCCTGGTGGGGACCCTCTGGGCCTTCCTGTCCCTTGTTACTGCTGTGGCCAGTTCTACCAGTTACTTCCTGCCTTACTGGCTCTTTGGATCCCAGCTGGGGAAGCCAGTGTCATTCAGCACATTCCGGAGGTGCAACTACCCtgtgaggggagaggggcagagtCTGATCATGGTGGAAGAGTGTGGGCGCTATGCCAGCTTCAGTGCCATCCCAAGCCTGGCCTGGCAGATGTGCACGGTAGTGACGGGTGCCGGCTGTGCTCTGCTGCTCCTGGTGGCACTGGCTGCTGTCCTGGGCTGCTGCATGGAGGAGCTCATCTCCAGAATGATGGGACGTTGCATGGGAGCCGCACAGTTCGTGGGAGGTAAGACTGTGTTGCTGGGATTGGGTAGGTTGGGGagcctggcaggggtggggggagtgggcgTGTTGCCTTATGGGGAAATCCACTGTCGGCTTCTCCTCTTTGTCCAACTCTATGGCTGTGAATGGGGGCTCCTTTGAAACATCTAGTCTAGGACTCCCCAAAGTACATTCTACATGGTTTCAGTCACAGCAAGGTTGACTAGTCAGCAGAGTTGATATCTGTTCTTTAGCCTCCATGTTCATCACCTTCTTTTGCCTGCAGGGTGCCCATTTATTATTCAGGTCTGCTTTCCAGGGACAGCAACTTATACTCTAGTATTATTGCTCCAAAATCATCTTGATCTCTAAGAACCCTGATCTCTGGTAGTTATCTCAGAGGATAGCGAGCTGATAAACACAAATACACAGGTGCTAATTACTAACAAGAGTTTAATGTACAATCTTCACCAAAAAAATAGATCTCTAATGGTGAAATCCTGGGTACCAAACAGACTGTAGATAATGATTATTTGGCCTACATCTAAGGCTAACCCTGTCTGCTAGCCATTAATAGTCTATTCAGATTTCTTATAGCGCTGACTTACCCATTTATCTTTTCCCTCATTAAGGCTCCCTCTAAATTTAGTGCAGGAGATCTGGGGTGCTGGCAGTGTGTGGATTGGCTAGGAAAGAGCAAAATGCAAAAATGGCAGACTGTAGGAAGGCAATGGGAAAGTTTAATTTGAACTGTATGAGAAGAACAAGCAAATATGTTAGCAATTTTTTACACCTGGATGAAGCACTGGGAAAAAGCGCCAGTAGAACCTATTGCTGAAGTTTGTTGTTGCTCATGAAGCTTTAGGATCATTATTCACTGTCACTGTCATCTCCATTAGCAGCACAGTGTGGGCAACTGGAGCCAGGAAACTTAGATCCCACTCTGGCTCTTTCACTAAATTGCCCCATCGCTGTAAGCAAATGACAGTGACCTCTCTCGTGTTCCCTCTCCTTCTTTTCTTGAATTTATTCATTGGCCAGATAACCCAgattctaattttctttcttctctccaatGACTGCATTCAGGTGGCCTGAGGTGAGATGGTAGTGATGAGCTAAAACAGTGCTGCTCAACAGGGGCTGATTTTTCATGTataccccctccccctgccggggaacatttggtaatgtctttgagacatttttggttatcaCAAGTTGGGGAAGGTGCTACTGACATCCAGTGGGTAAAGGTGAGGGATGCTGTTTACTATTCCACAGTGCCTAAGAACAAGACAGCTGCCCACTCCCCAAAATGAAGAagtatctggccccaaatgtcaatagtgccaaggttgagaaaccctgagcTAAGGTATCATAGTTTCCTGGCCTTCTTATGAAAAGCACCAGATTCTCTTTGTTGTATCAGTTAAggtgttgttttctgttttcctctttcctcaGGCTCAttgtaaacatttaaatttgaataaACTTTCTAGCCTCCTTTATCTCTGAATTTTTCTACTCTTTAGCTGTTAATGATTGTTGGGCCACACTGGAAAGTCGTTGgattaatttctttcttccccttgaaAACTGTAGTACAGAACCAGTTACTAAGATTGGTCTAAGCCAATGACTCTGTCCCCCTTTGGGGACTCCACAGATATCAGAAATGAACCCTAAGTGGGCTCATCTTTCATCTGTATTCTTGGGCATCCTATAGCTACCTCAGCACTTCTTTGGGCATCTTATTTCAGGAAGTGACACTTGCCTGGCAAGAGAAAGGGTGCTCCTTGCAATTCATATTTATCGCCCCAGAgcccagctcagtgcctggcacagagcagatatTCAGTAACTGTAGAAAGAATGAATGTATGGCTAAAGAAATGTGTAGTGTATTTTGGGATAAGTTGATCATGTGAGAGCTGGGTTAATtcacatcttttccttttttttttttttttgcccaggtTTCCATTCAAGGGTTATTAGCACCCTGAGTTCTGACCTGAGTGACAACTTAGCCTCACTTGCTTTTCTAAGAGTTTCCAACAGAGAGTGAGGAGGGGCTAACTGGTAGGAATCAGAAGGCCACTAGCAACAGCCTCCATCAGACTCCAGGCATTAACAGTGGCTCCTCCTCCCACCTTGCTTCCTATCTTGGGTTTGACTGAGACTTTCGCAAAACCCTTGTGGTTCTCCATATAATATGTTTTGGTTGATCTTGCCTGCTTGgtccagaaactcagaggaaaTTGTTGCAGGGAGATGTGGATAGGTAATGGAGATCTAGACACTCGTGAAGTGAGTGGGGAAGAACTTTGGCTGAGTGGCAGGTGTCATACAGAGGCGGTGGAAACATCAGTATCATTTCCATCTCATATGATTCTGCCGTTCTATGTTTCCCATTGACCCCTGCTTCTAGGAACATGGTCACAGTGTTTACACTTAGATGAGGGTCTTTCAAGttcaagaataaaatgccatttgacAGTTGTCATGAAAAGAGTCAAGATCCAAGGTGTGCTCCAAGGTTTATCCCTGGGCAAGGGAATGATATTGAACAGGTTGCTAAATTTACaccgtttccccatctgtaacacGAGCCAACTAAGAATCATTCCCACATCCTTTTTAGAAACTGGGGCCTGTCAAGGTTATATCAGATGTTAAGGAATGGCGAAGGCTGCTTAAATGTATCATATTTTCTAGGAGCCCCTTGGCACACGACCATTATCCAAGGCTCTTCAAAGATCTGTGGGTCTGACCCCTCAGGGACGGGCTCTGCTAGCAGCAGGAAGCCAAGCCTGAACAGCGTTTTGAGCCCCATGAATAAGAGACATAAGAGAAAGAGCTGTGGGGGTTAAGTTTAAGCTTGTTCAGCTGAAGGAAATTGATTTTGTTGCTCCAGGCCTGGCTGCTTCTCGGCAGCTAGTGCATTAACCAAAATACATCAGGGGGAGGAGCCAATTTGTTTCAGGTCCGGTTTATCTCTGCCAGACCCCAAACCGCTGAAGAGATGGAGTATCCATTAAGAACTACTCCCTCCCCCTGCCTGACTTTTGTTCCCCAGTTTGGCGGCTGCCCACAGAGATGAGCGGTGGGAagtgggagagacaggaagaaataaagagcTGCTGGCCTGAGTCATACTCAGCAAGGTGACCTGATGGGGCCCTTGGGTCCCATTTGCTCCACCTGCAGCTGATCCAGCTGGACAAATGTAGGGTCCAGAGAGCCTTCCACTGGGACCTTCGTGCCCTGCTCCAACCAGTGAAGGAAACATCTGGCCAGGAGATTATTCCAACCCTGGGGATGTTGAGGTTTCCAACCAGCCGGCCCCCAGTCCCTGACAGCAAGGTCATTGTTTACATCCCCCTGTGTACACATATGTAAGATGCTTGTGACCTACTCTCTACCTTCAGGGAGAGCTCACCAAAGAAGAAATAGGTGACAAGTAAATATAAGGGACTCTTGGCAGGAAAATGTGTAAGATCTTGGATCGGGTTACTTGAGGGAAGCCAAGAATCTTTCCAGAGCAGGGaatgtatcagaatcacctggagtgcTTAAAAAAAACGTGGACTCCCCGACTCTTCAGTCCTCTTTCCCACACTGATATACACAGCAACAGGTGGGAGTCTGCGTGTTTTGAAGAATCTCCCCCAGTGACTGATGTGTATGCTGTGTTCCCTTCCCCCAACCCAAGCGAGAATCACCACCCTGGGCTTttttggaggggctgggggcaggttaAAAAGATAGAATTCCACACACCCAGACAGGCACGAATGTTTTTCTCCATGGACTGTCCTAATGCTGTGTGCTTCAAGCTGAAGGAAAATTGCCATCGGAGACAGATTGCTGAGAACCTGATTCAAGGAAAGGGTGCTGTTTTCCAAAAACCATTATCTTCCCTGGAAACCATGCATTTCCTAGAAAGTCTTCCAAAGTTTCGCCAGGCATCATTTAATTATCCTTACCATGCATAACAAGGATTATAAAAGTGGCTTTCTGTTTGGGAAgtggtattttaaaaagttaacctaCTAGCAAAGACTCCTGTAGCAAATTTGGAGCAGAGCAGAGAATATGGTCCAGGGCTTCTGACTCTCAGCCCTGGGTTGTGCGCACTGGTGtatcaatttttctttctcccttgggAGAAGAAATGCTGCCACAGTGTTTTTCGGAGTGGCCCATGAAGCACTGGTATAAGAATGTCCTGAGTTGCTTGTTAATGCAGATTCCTTAGTGCCTTTCTAAGTCTGCTCAATCAGAATGGACGCCTGGCACTCTGCATTTTACACAGCCTCTAAGGctgatttatttttgaaaggaTAGTGTGACATATTTCAGATATATGCACCACGTGGCTTAAGAAATAGACTATCACCAATGTAATTGAGGTCTCCTTCATACCCTACTCATATTTCCTGGTCTCCACAGCAAAAGTAACTACTGTCTTGGATTTGTTAATTCTCTTTCCGCAACGTGGTTCCAGTACAAATTAACGTTTAAGAACCTCTGCTCAGTTTTGTTcaggctgtttctttttttcctggagtTCCCTTTTCTTCCATCTCTGCCTGTaaatgtctgtctttctctcaaaGGCCAGGTCAAATGCAGCCTCTCTGGGAAGCCTCCTCTGATCTACTTTAGAAATCTCTAGCAGGAGTGAAGTGCCTCATAACTCTGAGAGAGAATATGCGTCAAATGAATgagagaggggtgtgggggaGTTCCCTGGGAAGGCACAGCTGAGATACAGCTGGAGGGCAGACATACATTTTCCACTATGATTGTGTTAGAGTTGTTGCAAGAGCAATACATTGAGCCAATTAATAACAAATTAACCCACACTAGGCTTCTGCTCAGGGCAGTGAATTGGAACTACCAAATGACCGTATTTGGACAGACGTTTGGGAATGGGGCACGAAGTGTAACACAATGTCTGCCCACTCAACAGTTGTACTGACGGGGTGGGCACAGGGGGTTGATAACACCCAGTTGAGGAGGCTTTCTTTACCCCAAGACAAAGATCAGGCATCTACCTATTTGAGAATGCGCAGCTGGGAGGGGCTCCCACAGCTGTTGAGGTATGGGGAAGTAGTAATGCTGGCAGCAGGGGACGACTGAGGGCAGCTAGGATCTGGTTGCAGGGAGGGTTCTGAGGTCTGTCCAAGAGTGTGTGCCCAAGGCTTGTATTGGCGCTGAGGTTGCCGCAAGGGCTGAAGCCAAGTGAAATGTCCACCTCCAGGCCTCTGCTTGGGCAGAGCAATGAATCAAATCTATAGCAACCATGTTTGGGGAGGACACTTGGTACACTCTGCGACAGGGGCTTCTTGTGGAAGGAGCAGCTGAGGAAGGGAAACAAGACGGCAGCCCAGCGGTCACCTGCACATATGCAATGAGAGGTAAGGATGGTAACACAATCTGAAGGGCTTTCCCTTTCTAGAGGCAGGTGAGAATAGGAAAGTACCCAGCTGAGCAGATGCAGTTGCGACAGCCTTTTCCAAGGGGGGTTGTGGCTGGAGGGGCAGTTAAGCTCGGAGTTAGCAATGGCATGTAGAGGTATGGGAGCCAGGGCTACAGCTCATACCTGGTAGGGCTGGGATTTAAACTAGTTTTCTCTGCCATCAGAACTCCTGCTTTTACTATTTTTAGTGGTGTTTTTAAGTGTTGGTGCTAGGACCAGATGCATTAGCATCACTAGGGTGCTTTTGAAATGCATATTGCTAGGCCAGAGTTACTGAATCAAACACCTGTGTGCGAGGCTCAGGAacctacattttaaataaatcccCAGTCTTCCAGTAGGTGGCAGGGCCTGGCACTGGAAAATGACTTCTGTGTTACTATTTGAAGTACATCTTCACAATCTGAAATTGATAAGAACTGTtgggaaaaatataattaaggcGAAATTATCCCatgacttcattaaaaaaaatgcctcCCAGGACATCTTTATCCATCTATGATCAAATATAATAGAATCCTCTGTCAGTTACAAGTTCAATGTCTCCATGAAGCATATTTACAACCTTCTGTGTGCGCCAGGCTAAAAGGCAAGAGGGAGGATGGGGGATAGGAGGGGTGGTAGGGCAGGCTGGGCAGAGGGTGAAGCTACATGCACTGGGGCAGAACACGTGCCTGGCAGAGAGTCCTGGTCTCTGGCCTGGTGCCTGTGAAAAAATTGCAAGATAACAGCTTCAACCAGGTGGCTTTTAAATCAAGCCCTGTCCAGCTTTTGGCTTTTCAGCTGTTTGTAATGAGGACAAAAAggtgagaaaaaaattagcatggAGAAGATAGATGGAAACTGAGAGGAGCCAGAGGGAGAGGTTgctgtttaataataataataaatctttgGGGAgcactttctatgtgccaggcatttatGAGTTTTACTTCTTGAAACAGCCCTGTAAGATAGACtactattattcccactttaaaaATAAGGTGACTGacgcacagagaaattaagtaacttgcctaaggtcacacagcctctaggtgacagagctggaatttgaacttaGGTCTAAACTGACTACAGAattaatctctatttttttcccagcttcattgaaatataattgacatataacattgtgtaagtgtaAGGTGTCCaccatgatgatttgatacactaTTTATTATGAAATCATGACCACAATAAGGTTAGATAACACGTTCATCACCTCACATTAttattttgtggtgagaacatttaagatctagcCTCTTAGTAGCTTTCAGGCATATAATACAGTATCGTTCATTTAAGCCATCACATGCTGTCTCTCTAGATCTAACGCCTACAAGGCTCCTAATGCCTGCTAGAGATATCGTTGCCAAAAGATGGTCATTTCTGGACACCTGTCTCTAGAAGGACAGAACTTCTAAGGATCTCTCTGATTAGTGAGGAAAAATGTTGCCCCCAATTGgttatgtgaccttgggtaaattgctttccctctctgggtctcaaaaTCCACACCTCTAATGTGGAGGGATTGGAAGTAACAGGTAATCTTCAAAGACCTTCCTTCTCCAAAATGCTATGGCTGTATCAGGTGTTAAGGATGATCCCCCATCCCTACCATAGCGATCCCTTCAGAAGGCTTCCCCCTTGGGTAGCGGAGGTGAAGGAAGCCGTCTCTTAGGTAGGCAGAGCATACTCTGAAACAGGTGCATTTACTAAGCACTTATGACATACCAGGTACCAAGCATATATAGCTGAGGCTAAATATGGCCCCTCCTTTCAAGGAACGCCCTTTTTTATAAGAGAAGCAGAGAACAAACAGTTGTGAAAGATACATATCACAGGATGTTTTAATCGCAGGAGCAAGCACAGGGTGCTACTGGAACAGAGGAAAGGAATATGTAACTtaacctggggtggggggctgggggtgggcagtggggatCGTGAAGAAAGGTTTCCCGGAGAAGGTAATCCCTGACGTGAGCTGCTCGGTAAGGTAAGGTGTAAGTCACGGAAGGGCCGAAGAAGATGGAAGGTTCCCCTGCCACATCAAGAAAGGCACTTGGCCAGCATAACTTCCTGCTTGAGAAGTCAGAGTTCATGCCAGTCCCAGGGATCTGAATGTGGAGGTTGGAAAATAGAACTGCTGTTCTTTTTAGAAACTTGTGTTCTTTTCTTCCTAGTCTGTGTGGGAAAGCTCACTTCTAATGAACTCTTCTCTCTGAAGGTAGGCACTGAAAGCAGGAAAAGGCTGACGTTTCATTTCCAATTTGTCCTTAACCCATTGCCATGCTCTGGGTTCACGTGCTCTGGCTCAAACCTCATATCATAGAATTTCAGTTTatctgtggttaaaaaaaatagtgtcattcaattgccactggataAATTCCAGAGCCTAGAAAAGTCTTTGAGCGACAAGTTTCATTTCCTTTAAGATTATGAGACAGATAAGAATGTCTTCTAATTTTAAGCATTCCACTGAACGGAAAGTTTAACCTTAATTGGTCATTCTTTTAGTTTCTAAACCCTCTCTCGCTGTCAGAAAGTTCTCTCTGTTTTCCTATTTAAACCTTTCTTGCTATTTCTTTAgatccttttatatatttttttttctggcctctTTGAGTATTGAGAATAGCTGGTTGCCATGCTGCAGACAAGCTGAGAGAATTACTTTGAAATCTTCTTCTGAAAGGATTCATCTGAAGGCAAAGTGGGCTTATTTGAAGGCGAAGCGGGCTTATTGGCTTCTCCGCGTGCATGCGGGATCTTCCTCAGTGAGGAaagaggcaaaggggagagcagtggTCCCCGCAGCAGCCTGTCGGTCAAACGTGGGCTTCGCGGAGGCGCTGTTTCACGTGTCAGCTTCTGCAGCCACACTTGGGGCACGTGACCTTCCCATGCCCTTCAGTGCAGCACTCAACTCTAGTGTTCCTGTAGTTAGGCTCTCTGGGTTATAAGTAGCAGAGACTCACTTGAGTTCTCCCAACAAAAAGGGGGCTTTTTGTAACATAAGAAAAGTGGAGCTAGAAAGCCACTGGGAAGGCTCTTTCATGAGCAGTATGGAGTTTTCCTCCATGCTATATCTGCTTCATGCCACTGAATTCTCTCCCTCTACCAATCAATCAGTTTGCTCAGCTTACCCAGAATTGATGTCTATTCATAACTTTGGATTGAAGTTGGCTTCAGCTTGACAGAGATTTGATTCTGCCTcctggtgtgtttttttttttctccctaacttCTGCTCCATCTGCTAACTAGCTCAGCATCTCTATGTATCTTGATTAAAAGTTCCAGAAACAAGGATCTGGCCCAGCTCATCTCTTCAGAGCAGGATATGATGTCACCTATTACTGGCCAGCCAATGAATTGGCTTTTGTGTTGCTTTTGTGTCAGACGCCAATGCTTACTCCAGTCAAAGGCACAGGGGTGTCATAGGTTATAAAATGCAACCCTAGGCAGTAAGCAAGAGCTGTAGATGAGGCAGTTGTCCTTAAACGGCAGTGTCAGCAAGCCGACCCAGACTTTGTATCTCTGGTCAGAAGAGTAAGGTTATCACTAAGATCACAAAGAGCTTCCCTGACCTAAACAAAATGGAGAATGCAACGGGCACAGTGGAAGGTATTGGAGGCCAAAGAAAGTAGGAATGCTTAGTGTGCAGCTGGAATGATTTCTCAGAAGAAGGAAGTGTTTCTGGAGGAGGGAGTATGGTGCCCCGCTCGCCAGGAGAAACCTACCTAATGTGTATGTTTTCCACAGAGCTCAGTCTGGCAGCTGACCTCAAGTTACAGAAATCATGACCTGCCATCAATGAGTAGGGATTGACCTGGCTCTTAGAAAAGGCTGACTTGTAGGAAAGAATAGCAGTCTCTACCTTGTTATTCTTTGTAAATCAGACCAAGATAGAAAAGGAGTCTGAGTGGAGAGGCCAACTCAGCTAAGTCATTGCCAAAAGCATTTTGGCTGTGAAAAATTCATTGTCCTGTCTCAATTCCCAGTAATGCCCTTTGTTTATGATTTGTCCCCTCTACTATCTACTGCAACTCACCACCTATGGCACAGAAAAGAAATCCTTTTGAGTTGGTGGTGTCAGAGACATTGAGGGTAAAAGGGGAAAGGTAAACTCTGAGTTGAGGAGGCAGAATTTAAGCTGAGCTAATCCAGAGGGAATGTTGGGGTGACAGAAGAcctatcatattttttttctacctgtgtatatgcttttttttttccaggactgCTGATAAGCTCAGGCTGTGCATTATACCCTTTAGGATGGAATAGCCCGGAGATAATGCAAACATGTGGGAATGTCTCCAATCAATTTCAGTTAGGTAAGGTGGCCTGTGCAGGGTGGAAGTGATGGTTCATTGGGAAACTGTTTTTCAAAGCGCTTTACCTCTTGGAGGGACCTCTGCTTCCTGGTGGTACCTGCTCGAGTTTCTCACTATGTCAGTTTGTGGGAAGTGGTGGCTTGGTCAGACTCAGGGGGTCTTGCTAATTTACAAGGGTTGAAAATAAATTCTGCTTCTTTAACTATGCCTCTCCACAGCCTTTATGCACTTTTACCCAGAGCCCTGTGATGGTTTGGGGCAGCCCTATCTATGGAGGGATTTCAAATTCTTGGAGACCACTTATTTGCCATCCCCTGAATGAATCCTAGTCCCTGTTGGTATTTCCTTCTAGGCACCATTTCCCAAATACGGATCAACAGTATCTCTTCTCACTTTCCACTGAGGACATAACAATAAGTAATTTGTTTTACATCAAGCATTAGGAACCTAGCTTAAATATTGGGGAATTGTTACTGGCATTTTTACATTATTGCTGGCATGTTAATAACAAAAGGTGTTAGATATTAAAATGGGTGACCGAAGTAGCTCTGGACTCTTCTATGGTTGCCAACTCTCACTGAGAATGGCTTAAGTTCACTATTGTGAATTAGAATAAATTAGACTCTAATTGGAAGATTTCCTGACCTACCATGATGGAAGAGAGTAGGAGGGGAAATGTCTAGGTTTCCTTGAGTATTCTCAATTGTAAGAGAGGATTTTAGAACAATGAGGCCAGCCATTCCCTATAGCTTATGATCCAAtacttcccttttctctctgttgCTTCAGATTGTTTTCTTGAGTCTCACCTGACCCATTTTTGGAGGAAGGAGTTGTTTACTGTGCAAATATAACATGAGGAAAGGGCTATATAGAATATGTGACAAATGTAGACCCTGAATGTCCAGTGTTCCTGGCTCAGTGCAGGACCGACTAGTAAGTATAATAATTCTGTCATAggtgaaggaatgaataaatacGTGGGGGCAGGTGctgaagaaaaaggaagcaagccACTGGTGCTGCTAGCCAGGGTAGAGAAAGCTGAAGATTTAGCACATTTCTCCTACTTAATTGTTAGACTTACCATTCTACttaaaaaaacagctttactgatatataattcacataccataaaatttgctcttttaaatgtacaattagtggtttttagtatatttacaagaATGTGCAATTGTCACCACTATccaattccagaatattttcataacCCCCTAAAGAAACCCCTTACCCACTAGCAGCCACTCCTCATTCTTCCCTGTGCTCAACAAccaccccccatcccccatcaaaaatgttgagtatcttttcatttacttattgtCCATCTCTATAtcctttttggagaaatgtctatttaaatcgCTTTTGCCTATTTTCAACTGGgttatttgcccattttttgttgagttgtaaggGTGCTTTATGCATTCGGGACACTAGACCCgtttcagatatataatttggaagtatttttttctcattctgtgggttgtattttcacttttttgatgaCATCCCTTGAAATACaaaattgattaattttgatgaaatccccttttatctatttttttctcttgttgcttttgtgcttttggtgtcatagtgAAGAATACAGTATTGCCAATTTCAAGGTCCTGAAGACTATTTTAGCTATTCTGATCTCTTGCgttttcatgtgaattttaggtTCAGCTTGTCCATTTCGGCAAAATAGTCAGCTGGGATTTTAACAGAGATTGTgctgaatctatagatcagtttggaGAATACTAGTTTAACACTGATCTTAACAGAGATTGTgctgaatctatagatcagtttggaGAATACTAGTTTAACACTGATCTTAACAGAGATTGTgctgaatctatagatcagtttggaGAATACTAGTTTAACACTGATCTTAACAGAGATTGTgctgaatctatagatcagtttggaGAATACTAGTTTAAcactgatctatagattcagcACAATCTCTGTTAAAATCCCAGCTGACTATTTTGCCGAAATGGACAAGCTGAacctaaaattcacatgaaaacGCAAGAGATCAGAATAGCTAAAATAGTCTTCAGAACCTTGGAATTGGCAGTTTAGTGATATTAAGTGATATTAAgttttccagtccatgaacacaaGACGATGTTCCAGTGAGTTAggttatctttaatttcttttgataGTACTGTGTAGTTTTCAGTATAGAAGTCCTGCAACTTTTTGGtgaaatatatttctaagtattttattgttttgatgatattgtaaattgaatttttttcttaattttatttttggattactcattgttagtgtatataaacacaaataatttttcattgtaaattgaatttttttcttaattttatttttggattactcattgttagtgtatataaacacaaataatttttctgtattGACCTTGAATACTGCAGTCGTGCCAAACTCCCTTATTAATTCTAATGATGTTTTAGTGGATTACTTAGGATttactatatataagatcatgttaTCTGAGAAGAGAGATAGTTTAAAGCATTCCTTTCTAATCTTTTCCTGTATAATTGCTCTGGCTGGAATCTCCAGAACAATGTTGAGTACAACTGGTGACAGTAAACATCCTTGTCTTCCCCTGATCTTAGGGGTAAAGCATCCAGGTTTTTACcatgaagtatttttttaattcttattttttattgagatgtggtcgatttacaatattagtttcagttgtacagcaaagcaattatTCACCATTAAGTATTGATGTTGGCTAGGTTTCTTTTAATAGATAGCTTTTATTAAGTTGAGAAAGTTCCCGTCT from Vicugna pacos chromosome X, VicPac4, whole genome shotgun sequence carries:
- the LHFPL1 gene encoding LHFPL tetraspan subfamily member 1 protein, producing the protein MITFYIWCCDPTHLPIPAEKPGTMRSSLTLVGTLWAFLSLVTAVASSTSYFLPYWLFGSQLGKPVSFSTFRRCNYPVRGEGQSLIMVEECGRYASFSAIPSLAWQMCTVVTGAGCALLLLVALAAVLGCCMEELISRMMGRCMGAAQFVGGLLISSGCALYPLGWNSPEIMQTCGNVSNQFQLGTCRLGWAYYCAGGGAAAAMLICTWLSCFAGRNPKPVMLVESIMRNTNSYAMELDHCLKP